In the genome of Solibacillus silvestris, one region contains:
- a CDS encoding ribosomal protein L11 methyltransferase translates to MKWTELSILTTHEAVDAVTNILHEAGASGVVIEDSKELDKERIDKFGEIYALNPEDFPKTGVIVKAYLSASSFLAETIEEIKLAIANLVNFDINIGENVLTLCEVDEEDWSTAWKQYYHPVKISERFTIVPTWEDYKPVSTDELIIELDPGMAFGTGTHPTTVMCLQALEKVVQHDHTVVDVGTGSGVLSIGAAMLGAKSVHALDLDEVAVNAARENVELNKMSDIVEVFHGNLLDTVKEPADIVVANILAEIIMSFTDDAFSIVKPGGIYVTSGIIGAKKDDVKAALEKAGFVIEEVLMMEDWVAIISRRP, encoded by the coding sequence GTGAAATGGACAGAACTTTCGATTTTAACAACGCATGAAGCTGTTGATGCAGTGACGAACATTTTACACGAAGCTGGTGCAAGCGGTGTAGTAATTGAAGATTCAAAGGAATTAGACAAAGAGAGAATCGATAAATTTGGTGAAATTTACGCACTGAACCCAGAAGATTTTCCAAAAACAGGTGTCATTGTAAAAGCATACTTATCGGCTTCAAGTTTTTTAGCGGAAACAATCGAAGAAATTAAGCTTGCAATCGCAAACCTTGTAAACTTTGATATTAATATTGGTGAAAATGTATTAACTTTATGTGAAGTTGATGAAGAAGATTGGTCAACGGCGTGGAAACAATACTACCATCCGGTAAAAATTTCGGAACGCTTTACAATTGTGCCGACTTGGGAAGACTACAAACCGGTATCAACGGATGAGCTGATCATTGAGCTGGATCCGGGAATGGCGTTCGGAACAGGAACACACCCTACAACGGTCATGTGTTTACAGGCACTTGAAAAAGTTGTACAGCATGACCACACAGTAGTCGATGTTGGTACGGGATCTGGCGTATTGTCAATTGGTGCTGCCATGCTTGGAGCGAAAAGCGTTCATGCACTGGACTTAGATGAAGTGGCAGTAAATGCAGCGCGTGAAAACGTTGAATTGAATAAAATGAGTGATATAGTAGAAGTATTCCACGGTAATTTATTGGACACAGTAAAAGAACCGGCTGATATTGTCGTAGCGAATATTTTAGCAGAAATCATTATGTCATTTACGGATGATGCATTTTCAATTGTAAAACCAGGTGGCATCTACGTGACATCGGGCATTATCGGAGCGAAGAAAGATGATGTAAAAGCAGCTCTTGAAAAAGCCGGATTTGTCATAGAAGAAGTATTAATGATGGAAGATTGGGTAGCGATTATTTCACGTCGTCCTTAA
- a CDS encoding 16S rRNA (uracil(1498)-N(3))-methyltransferase, producing the protein MQRYFVDTVENDMDHFMISGENARHISKVMRMTAGEEIIVVHDNVAYVCEIIELDQDVRVKKTGTTIPSPEMPVQVDIACGLPKGDKLELIAQKATELGMHALIPFAAERSIVKWDDKKAKKNQERLQKISQEAAEQSHRTYVPDVVQPISFKQLVQTFSNYDAVYIADEEDAKLANRTTFKQKLQSLNKEKTLRILCIFGPEGGISRNESAVFLEAGAQTMSLGPRILRAETAPLYALSAISYEFE; encoded by the coding sequence ATGCAAAGGTATTTTGTAGATACTGTGGAAAATGATATGGACCACTTTATGATTTCCGGGGAAAACGCGCGCCATATTTCAAAAGTAATGCGTATGACGGCAGGAGAAGAAATCATTGTTGTACATGACAATGTAGCGTATGTTTGTGAAATTATCGAGCTGGACCAGGATGTACGTGTGAAAAAAACAGGTACGACAATCCCTTCGCCGGAAATGCCGGTACAAGTCGATATTGCTTGCGGCTTGCCAAAAGGCGATAAACTGGAACTGATTGCGCAAAAAGCGACAGAACTTGGTATGCACGCGTTAATTCCGTTTGCTGCGGAACGTTCGATTGTAAAATGGGATGATAAAAAAGCAAAGAAAAACCAGGAACGTCTTCAAAAAATCTCTCAGGAAGCAGCGGAGCAATCGCATCGTACATATGTCCCGGATGTTGTACAGCCAATCAGTTTTAAGCAGCTTGTACAAACATTCTCAAACTATGATGCTGTCTATATTGCTGATGAAGAGGATGCGAAGTTGGCAAACCGTACGACATTCAAACAAAAACTGCAATCGTTAAATAAGGAAAAAACGCTGCGCATTTTATGTATTTTCGGTCCTGAAGGTGGCATTTCCCGTAATGAATCGGCAGTATTCCTTGAAGCCGGTGCACAGACAATGTCACTGGGGCCTCGTATTTTACGGGCAGAGACGGCACCGTTGTATGCGTTATCTGCAATTTCGTATGAATTTGAATAG
- a CDS encoding phytoene desaturase: MKKIAVVGAGPGGLAVAMLLAHKGYEVTVYEKQAYVGGRTSEIKLGDYKFDMGPTFLNMLYIAEEIFELTGRDIHDYVDLIDLNPMYQLIYHNKKINMTRDADEMIRQIDELFPGNKGSYERYMEQTQKKLEVLAPVLQAPMNKLTDLFNPKVMKAFKELEVGNSLVDTLSKFYNEEELQLAFTFQAKYLGMSPWESPGAFSILSYIEHAYGVYHIKGGINKLTEAMAKVVLESGGKILLNNGVKKLRTTGKKVTGLLLEDGQEIEADEVIINGDFAHAMTNLVEPGLLKKYTPEKLEKKQYSCSTFMLYLGVNKRFDLPHHTIWFAKDYRKNVEEITKTKLMSDDPSIYIQNAVVTDETVAPKGKSTLYILVPVPNNMSGIDWSEKAGPFRDMILNMVADKLGVKDMWEYIEEERMITPADWERDIHVYKGATFNLGHQLSQMLVFRPRNKFEELDHCWLVGGGTHPGSGLPIILESSRITANGILQQDKQTLLPVKPLPKVELYRKKQSQLKHQPAAIQTNV; this comes from the coding sequence ATGAAAAAAATTGCAGTGGTAGGGGCAGGACCTGGTGGATTAGCGGTTGCCATGTTATTGGCGCATAAAGGTTATGAAGTGACGGTGTATGAAAAACAGGCGTATGTAGGTGGGCGAACAAGCGAGATTAAGCTTGGTGATTATAAATTTGATATGGGACCAACATTTTTAAATATGTTGTACATTGCAGAGGAAATTTTTGAGTTAACAGGTCGCGATATTCACGACTATGTGGATTTGATCGATTTAAATCCGATGTATCAATTAATCTACCATAATAAAAAGATTAATATGACGCGTGATGCAGATGAGATGATTCGTCAAATCGATGAGCTGTTCCCTGGAAATAAAGGAAGTTATGAGCGTTATATGGAACAGACGCAAAAGAAACTTGAAGTGCTTGCTCCTGTATTGCAGGCACCGATGAACAAGCTGACAGACCTGTTCAATCCGAAAGTGATGAAAGCTTTCAAAGAATTGGAAGTAGGGAATTCTCTTGTTGATACGCTTTCAAAGTTTTATAACGAAGAGGAATTACAGCTCGCTTTTACATTCCAGGCAAAATATCTGGGGATGTCTCCATGGGAAAGTCCCGGCGCATTTTCAATTCTTTCATATATTGAACACGCTTACGGCGTTTACCACATTAAAGGTGGTATCAATAAGCTGACAGAAGCGATGGCGAAAGTTGTCCTGGAATCAGGCGGGAAAATTTTATTAAATAACGGTGTGAAGAAGTTAAGAACAACAGGCAAAAAAGTAACGGGTCTACTGCTGGAAGATGGTCAGGAAATTGAGGCAGATGAAGTAATCATTAACGGAGATTTCGCACATGCGATGACGAATCTTGTGGAACCCGGGCTATTGAAAAAATATACTCCGGAAAAGCTCGAGAAAAAACAATACTCCTGTTCAACGTTCATGCTGTATTTAGGTGTCAATAAACGATTTGATTTACCGCACCATACAATTTGGTTTGCAAAAGATTACCGGAAAAATGTAGAGGAAATTACAAAAACGAAATTGATGTCCGATGATCCTTCGATTTACATTCAAAATGCCGTCGTTACGGATGAAACGGTTGCACCAAAAGGGAAGTCGACATTATACATTTTAGTTCCGGTGCCGAATAATATGAGCGGTATCGACTGGTCGGAAAAGGCAGGTCCTTTCCGGGATATGATTTTAAATATGGTAGCGGATAAACTGGGTGTTAAGGATATGTGGGAATATATCGAAGAGGAGCGCATGATTACACCAGCCGACTGGGAACGCGATATTCATGTATATAAAGGGGCAACGTTCAATTTAGGGCACCAATTATCGCAAATGCTTGTATTCCGCCCGCGCAATAAATTTGAAGAGCTCGATCATTGCTGGTTAGTCGGTGGTGGTACACATCCGGGCAGTGGCTTGCCGATTATTCTGGAATCGTCCCGAATTACAGCGAACGGCATTTTACAGCAGGATAAACAGACTTTACTCCCGGTTAAACCACTGCCGAAAGTGGAACTGTATAGAAAGAAACAATCCCAATTAAAGCATCAGCCTGCAGCCATTCAAACAAATGTCTGA